A window from Cinclus cinclus chromosome 4, bCinCin1.1, whole genome shotgun sequence encodes these proteins:
- the SOCS2 gene encoding suppressor of cytokine signaling 2 — protein MTLRSAESLESAGSSGGRWGHPGAAAPVAEECREAEQLAAAMEELRRAGWYWGNMTVAEAKERLQDAPEGTFLVRDSSHSEYLLTISVKTSAGPTNLRIEYQDGKFRLDSITCVRSRLKQFNSVVHLIEYYVLMCKDRTETPSNGTVHLYLNKPLYTSAPSLQHRCRIAINKSTNQIWELPLPTRLKEYLKEYQYQV, from the exons atGACCCTGCGCTCCGCCGAGTCCCTGGAGAGCGCGGGGAGCTCCGGGGGGCGCTGGGGGCACCCCGGGGCGGCGGCGCCCGTTGCCGAGGAGTGCCGTGAGGCGGAGCAGCTGGCCGCGGCTATGGAGGAGCTGCGGCGGGCAG GATGGTACTGGGGCAACATGACTGTTGCTGAAGCCAAAGAAAGGTTACAGGATGCCCCTGAAGGGACCTTTCTGGTTAGGGATAGTTCACATTCAGAGTATCTACTGACTATATCGGTAAAAACATCAGCGGGACCGACCAATCTACGTATAGAATATCAAGATGGCAAGTTTAGACTGGACTCTATCACTTGTGTCAGATCTAGACTTAAACAGTTCAACAGCGTTGTGCATTTGATCGAGTACTATGTTCTTATGTGCAAGGATAGAACTGAAACACCTTCAAATGGAACAGTTCACCTTTACTTGAACAAACCCCTCTATACGTCTGCTCCATCTCTGCAACACCGCTGCAGAATAGCTATAAACAAGAGCACAAATCAGATCTGGGAGCTGCCATTGCCAACAAGACTAAAAGAGTACTTGAAAGAGTATCAATACCAggtataa